GACGGGCGCGAGTGCTACCGTGGAGTTCTTTACGGAAGTGGTTGAATGGGCGAAGAAATACAGCGTAGTCGTTGTGCATGATGCTCCGTACGCAGCACTGACATATGACGGCAAAAAACCGTTCAGCTTCCTGTCTGTACCTGGTGCGAAGGATGTGGGCGTGGAATTGCACTCCCTGTCCAAGTCTTACAACATGACAGGCTGGAGAATTGGTTTTGTTGCAGGTAACCCGCTTGTAGTTAAAGCATTCAGCGACGTAAAAGACAACAATGACTCCGGTCAGTTCATCGCGATCCAGAAGGCTGCTGCCTATGGATTGAACCACCCGGAAATCACGGAAAAAATCGCCGAGAAATATTCCCGTCGTCACGACCTGCTGGTAGCTGCACTGAACGAGCTGGGCTTCCAGGCTGAGAAACCTAAAGGTTCCTTCTTCCTGTATGTTGAAGCTCCAAAAGGTATTGCCGGAGGCCGCCGCTTTGAATCAGGCGAAGACTTCTCCCAGTTCCTGATCCGTGAAAAACTGATCTCTTCGGTGCCTTGGGATGATGCTGGTAACTTTGTTCGTTTCTCCGTTACCTTTGAAGCTAAAGGAGAAGAGGAAGAGAAACGTGTTATTGCTGAAATTAAACGCCGCCTGAGCGACGTGCAATTCGAATTTTAATTAATTCACATCATCATTATGATGTAACGTAAAAGAAAGAAGAGACCGGAAACGGTCTCTTTTTTTTATGCAAAAAAATATAAATTTTCCCTGTAATCCCTTTACAAAATAATACAAGCAACATATGATTAGATCTTTACGTTATTTATATAAGTCAGAAGTTGCTTTTGAAGGGAGTTATGGAAATTGTTATCATCACGTACCAATACTGTGTCCACACCTGCTGCAGGGACAGGCAATACCGTTTCAGGATTGCTTAAATTATTGAGACCCAAACAATGGACCAAAAATTTGTTGTTATTTGCCGCGCTGCTTTTTTCTTTTGAGGAAATTCGGACGGAGACCATTCTATCGACTTTGCTAGGTTTTATTTTATTTAGCCTGGTTGCAGGCTGCGTTTATATTTTAAACGATTATGTAGATCGCGACAGAGATCGTCAGCATCCTGTGAAGATGTTCCGTCCTCTTGCTTCTGGACAGGTCAATCCGGCTCACGCCTTGCTGTTTGGAATTCTGCTGTTGATTCTTTCCGTCGGGACAGCCTTTGTGATGAACTCGTTATTCGGAGTGTTATGTATAGTTTATTTCCTTTTGAATGTGTCGTACTCATTTGTTCTGAAACATCTCGTTATTTTGGATATGATGACCATTGCGGCTGGATTTGTGCTTCGTGCGATTGCGGGCGGTGTGCTGATCCATGTACCATTTACGCCGTGGTTTCTCATCTGTACGATGCTGCTGTCCCTGTTCCTGGCCATTGGCAAACGTAGGAATGAACTTACTCTGCTTGAGGGAAATACCGGTTCACATCGTAAAGTATTGGATAACTACTCGATTACGTTATTGGATCAGTTCAATACCATTGTCACAACCGCGACCATTATCAGCTATTCGCTATTTACCTTCACATCCGATCGCACCATTCATTTAATGTGGACGATTCCTTTGGTCATATACGGCATGTTCCGTTATCTGTATCTGATTCATATGAAGAACCAAGGTGGTTCACCTGATCGAGTTTTGTTTGAGGACAAGCCCGTCTTGATCACGGTCATTTTGTATGTCATAAGTGTTATTTTGATTTTTGCTATTTTTGAATAAACGTTAGAGTCTGGAAGGCAGAGGGGGATCAGGGTGAAAAGCACGAAAGTCGCCATCTTTGATATTGATAAAACGATTATACGCAGAGATTCCATGTTTCAGTTTGTACATTACGGCGTTCGGCGTTATCCATGGCAGGTATGGAGATTGCCTGTAATTGCATTTCATACCGCGCTGTTCAAGGCAGGTCTGATGACCGTTGAGCGTGTCAAACGTTCCTACTTCAAGAGTATTGAGCGCATGTCTGAAAAAGATCTGGAGCATTTTTTTGATACACGATTGCGTACTGCCATTTTTGCGGAGGCAAGTGTAGAGATGCAGCATCGTAAGGAAGAAGGCTATCATGTATTGCTGGTGACCGCATCTCCACATGCTTATATGAAATATTTTAAAAACTTTCCCTGGGTGGATCATGTCATCGGTACCGATCTGGTTCGTCACTCGAATGGCTATACCTGTAGGATTGAAGGCAGCAATTGCAAGGGGGATGAGAAGGTTCGCCGAATCCAGGC
Above is a window of Paenibacillus sp. E222 DNA encoding:
- a CDS encoding LL-diaminopimelate aminotransferase — its product is MSIDKYQETYIQTNFADRIGGSNYGKDTNIYKFEKIKRAKASAKKDFPNVELIDLGVGEPDEMADAGIVAALAEQASKPENRGYADNGIPEFKEAAAAYLKNVFNVEGIDASTEIVHSIGSKPALAMMPSCFINPGDVTIMTVPGYPVMGTHTKYLGGEVFNIQLTKENNFLPDLSAIPEDIAKRAKLLYLNYPNNPTGASATVEFFTEVVEWAKKYSVVVVHDAPYAALTYDGKKPFSFLSVPGAKDVGVELHSLSKSYNMTGWRIGFVAGNPLVVKAFSDVKDNNDSGQFIAIQKAAAYGLNHPEITEKIAEKYSRRHDLLVAALNELGFQAEKPKGSFFLYVEAPKGIAGGRRFESGEDFSQFLIREKLISSVPWDDAGNFVRFSVTFEAKGEEEEKRVIAEIKRRLSDVQFEF
- a CDS encoding decaprenyl-phosphate phosphoribosyltransferase, which codes for MLSSRTNTVSTPAAGTGNTVSGLLKLLRPKQWTKNLLLFAALLFSFEEIRTETILSTLLGFILFSLVAGCVYILNDYVDRDRDRQHPVKMFRPLASGQVNPAHALLFGILLLILSVGTAFVMNSLFGVLCIVYFLLNVSYSFVLKHLVILDMMTIAAGFVLRAIAGGVLIHVPFTPWFLICTMLLSLFLAIGKRRNELTLLEGNTGSHRKVLDNYSITLLDQFNTIVTTATIISYSLFTFTSDRTIHLMWTIPLVIYGMFRYLYLIHMKNQGGSPDRVLFEDKPVLITVILYVISVILIFAIFE
- a CDS encoding HAD family hydrolase, whose protein sequence is MKSTKVAIFDIDKTIIRRDSMFQFVHYGVRRYPWQVWRLPVIAFHTALFKAGLMTVERVKRSYFKSIERMSEKDLEHFFDTRLRTAIFAEASVEMQHRKEEGYHVLLVTASPHAYMKYFKNFPWVDHVIGTDLVRHSNGYTCRIEGSNCKGDEKVRRIQAYLDEKKMVIDYDQSCSYSDSLSDLPVMQLVSQRYFINKRVPEMEALSWGR